Below is a genomic region from Astatotilapia calliptera chromosome 2, fAstCal1.2, whole genome shotgun sequence.
CAGAAGAATTACCAGGATTAAACAGAACAACATCAGTAAAGCTTACGATCAGCACTgcatttatgcaaaatcgtATCTTTATAAGATATCATAGCACACAAATGAGCAGAGTGCTTACACTTCTTCATACCTTATCATACATTCTGTTTAAGAGTCGTGGAACCACGGGGAACACCGTAGGCTTCAGCACCTTCATGTCATCTGACAGTCGACGAATATCTCCCTGGAAATAACCAATCCTGGCTCCATGTATCAACATGACTCCCTACCAGACAGGGAGAGGAAATTTGGGACAATGTTATTAAAAGGAGCCTGACACAGCAGGCCGGAAGGAATCCTCCTTGATTTTTAACGACAGGTGGAACAAACCTGCACGACCCTCTCAAACATGTGAGCCAAGGGCAGATAGGACAAATGGATATCATTGGGAAGCACTGGACAGGTGgtctaaaacaaacacacacagcaagcaatcaacacaaagacaaacacacatgcacaaagacAGAGATGGAAAGCATTAACCTTCGTAATCCCCCCGCCCTCCCCAGCATGTAGGACAGATGCAGAAAAGACAGCAAGCTTCTTCTGAAGCGGTCTGAACGTACGACTGGAGAGAAGAGGGACGAGACCATTAAAGGTCTTAGTGAGCTGTGTTTTCTCTATCTTCCCTTCAgcatttttcctttccttctcctTCCTGAAGCTGCATAGACACTAGAAGCGATGTGCAGTGATGTGGGGACAGGGCAGAATAAAAATTAAGGCTATTTGGTGACTTTGAGTGTCTACTGGTGAACAAACTCCTGGTGATGAAAAGTGGGCAGTACCCACAATCAATAAAGTCTCAACTTCCAGGCAAGCACCTGAGGAAACTACTAGACTGACATACGATACGTTAGAGCTGGGgagtcaaacataaggcccgggggccaAATTGGTCCAACAAAGACTGCAATCTTTGGACATACATTTTAcactttttgttatattttcataagttttacagtttttcctactgataaagaGACAATTCATATAACATCAAAgtaacagacaaacaaatgttttctttaactaCTATAGAAACTTTAGTTTTCTACATTGAGTCCGTAGTAattctgaaatgttttctgtaattttgcacatttatttatttacaatttaagCCTTAAGAGTCACGGCAACAGATTACTTTCATTTactagaaaaacattttcatgttaTGTAGAAAAACTCAGAAGGGTCACCACAAGGTCTCAAACGACCAGCTTCAAAGAGATGTGCGATGAGCAAACAGAGAGATGGTCTATGATTACATCAGCACCTCACCCCTGTAATCTTGATGACAGCTGAGCAGTTGGAGACAATATTCCCATGTGTCAACATAGCTCCCTTTGGTTTTCCTGAAAGTGCGTACAGGAGACATGGCAAATATTTTAGTTAACTCAAATCAGAGTGGCTGCATGTCACTGTGAGTCTGTGGATGTGTCACCTGTTGTTCCACTGGTAAAGCAGATGACTGCCATGTCCTTGGGCTGAGGGGGCTGAAGAGATGGAGGTAAAAATGGATCAGACAGCATAACAGACAGCATCCTCAATATTTAGAGACAGTCTAACAGGCCTGTGTTTACATACCAGTGGTTCCTGGTGGTTGGCCTTCCCTATGGCCTGTGCAACAAGAAAAGCAGGTTAACTAACAGATCTGAGAATACAGAGATAAAAGGAAATGATGACAACTGAgacaaaacaacaggaaacgtAGGCCGAAGAAGTAACCATCtaagaaacaaatgaaagtgaaaacaggccaaataaacacaaagcagcaAGGACAGCAAAACTAAACTATTTGCCTACTTCCTGGATTATTAGCTTTTTGCACATCTGTCACACTGAAATGTTTCAGATTACtagaaaaatttgaattttacaCAAAGTTAATCAAAGTAAACTTTTCATTAAGTAAAGATGAAAAGCTATCAAAGCCAGTCTGGCTCTGTGTAAAAGCTgttaactggttgtgccaccctcGTATTTGTGATAACCGATAAATCTGAGACGAGCctgttctttttggtcagcagtgattTTCTCCTTGTAACTCTCCCATGATATCATctcttttcttattgttgaatcatgaactttgACCTTACTGAGATAAGTGAGGcttgcagttctttagatgtagttttatttttgcgCTACCTCCTCGATGTGTCATTGATGCACTCTAGGAGTAAATCTGATTATGTGCCCAATCCAGGGATGGTTCACTCGAACGTTTCTAGATTGATCCATTTGGGCTCGCCCTTAGAACTGCATTTGTAACAACTTTGTAACTGATAGATGTCAAggactttgtttccttttggtcttttaaactttatttcttttaaccTACTTCACTTTGTTAGACAGGTTTAGCATTTCAGTGATTTCATGAGTCAGAAGGTTTGACAgtaatcaaataaaattaaactcaACTTTTTGAGAATGTGGTTAATGGCATTTAAATCATGGTTTAAAAAGGGGGGGGATCAATAACTTCACACATAGAAGGTCTgggaagctttttttctttgaataaaTGAAGTTATAATTTTAAAAGACTGCATTGTGTATTTACACCTCCCACTGTCACAGCTGGACACAGGGAGGTGTTTAGCTCAGTATACACATTTTGGGTATTTGGGTCAGATCACATTTAAGTGAATCGCTCTGGAGTTCATTTGGACTCGCACAGAGACCACCTCCTCCAAAGCGTCTCATTGTGGTGGTTCTGGTCTGCACCAGAGTGTGATTACTGTGCTCACATCTGTCCAAGTGAACCACACCATTGACACGGATTGAAAGGTGGGGAGCGTCCCTTTTAATTGACAGCAGTTCTCTGCTAGGTTGGATAGGTTTTCTTtcccccttaataaatgaagtcatcgtttaaaactgcattttgtatttactcttgCCTTTGTCTAATATTCCAATTTGTTTAATGATCCGAAAGATTTGAAAGTGTgagaaatatacaaaaaatagaaaatcagGAAGGAATTGAGTACTTTTACAGcactgcacaaaaacagaaaacaaaggagaAGCTGTTGAAGGAAAAGAATAAAGTTTATTAAAGGTAAAAGCAGAAGAATGAAATAATTacacacaaaagacaaagaaattacgataaataataataataataataataataataataataataataattaatttaaaaaaagaaaaagccttcTGACCATCATCTCCTGCAGGCTGAGGATGTGGATTCCAGCCTGCTGTCCCCGTTCGATCAGGCTGGTGTTCGGGCTCTCCATTAGAACAATTGTTCTCACACTGTGTTTCGTGTTGTTAATGCAGTCCAGCACTAGATTGACTTTATCCATCACATCGCACACTATAGTTGAGATAgaagctgcaaaaacaaatagCAGATAATCAGCTGAACGTCTTCAGAAAAACCTCTGCCATGTATCCAAatcttcaacattatgcactccacactgtatataaatgccacttgttttgcacatattcaactctgtatattttatatattttattattattattattattatttatttattttttttactatttaatttgtaaaaatgtgtatacacacacacacacacacacacacacacacacacacacacacacacacacacacacacacacatgtaggaaaatatttagtatacacatccagaaatgcatacactattatatattgtacatatatttattagtttcaggttggccattcttgcattttgctcgtttgtgttgttgtgtttgcacatctctgttgcttgtggggctcgcacacaagaatttcactcgcatgtgctgtgccagtgtgcctgcacatgtgctgtgacaataaaagtgatttgatttgatttgatttgaaatcacCATTGTTTACCTTTGTCTATAATATAGCTGATAGCCTCTGTTCCCAGCGTGTCATACAGAGGGACTGACACCAGAGAATAGGTGTAACACGCCAGCTCACTGATGGTCcactacacacacaaatcagaatcatcagaatcagaatactttattgatccctgggggaaattatttaaacaaacattacaaGATTAAGTTTGATAATGACTCCGTCGTCAAAAAGCAGCACATTCAGGTTCATCTTAGCACTGAAGTAATGAGGCTGTGAGATCATAGAGCAGCTGCTTGTTAAAGTAAAGACTAAAACCTTGAAAGTGTGCGATTATGTACCTCTGGTCTGTTCTGAGAGAATATGCCGATGTGAGAGTCGGCAGTCTTGCTGTTTCCTTTGTGAAGAAATGCAGAACCCAGATTCTCTGCTTGCTCAATTAcctaacacataaacacacagacacacacaccagctgttAATGCTGACAAACTCAACCTTGTTCAGCCTCAGAAATCAAAGTTTGATTTATGCTCATTTTGCCTTTTCACCTTCTCATTTACATGTGATCACATTTAGCACAAAGTTACAAAGTGACGATTTCAGATTTgcatacagaataaaatgacGCACTTGCAGAGTGAATGTCACCGGCAAACAACGTGACCAAAAAGACGAGGTCACCTTTTTGACCACCACTTTGTAAACAACTGTTTATACTGACTGCAAACTGTAGCTTTCACCCTGGAGGCCATAGTGTTTATACAAGGTGAGCTAATCTTGGTATCTCTTACCTCTCTGTAGGAAATCCATTCATAAggctgttttggcttcctggaGCCGACACAGGGACCGTTACCTGGACGATGAAAGAGAAGAGTTACTACAGTGGAAAGTTAGAGCAACCTAATGtcacaaattcaaaagtgttccCAGGATGTCTTCATACACATATCCCTATTACACATATAGATGATTACACTTCCTACCCTGCATGCTTGGCTTCTGGCACAGCAGTAAACTGAAGTGTTGACTATTTTGTCAGGCTTCTGGCATTAAGAAAAAGTACgtaggtcccaaagtcaaacaaacactgcggcatcactgagagttaaaaactgtctaaagtctttcatctttaataaaatgatcagcgttgctgctttaccaggtgtaacaattaagtttaacatccaggcatccatgaaaacaggatttaataaatttaacggagttagaagttagcaggaagttagctcgctagtttctacctaaacatgatatagcatgttctgactgagagatttctgaaataaTTTAACTGTGCCTTTCATCTTCTTATCTAAATATGGACTTCTGGTTCCAAAACAACTGACACAATGGCTCTTATGGTTGGCACATACATGTGACAAAGCTGTTCCTCTAATGTGGAAAAACCACATGAGTGGTAATCCATGTcattcactttctttttcagaccGTTCCTctgcaaaaatggaaaaagggtcccatttttaaatgctcatctttaaagcagcagcatacatgtttaatatgaaaactgtaaaaacaacagttgCGGTCTCTACAGCTAAGTTTGCCTTAATGATCGCGTAGGAGGTTAATTTTTACATAACGTGTGTCATAAAATTGTattaaaatatctaaatattcaaataaaatatccatcttttatatacagtttttgTATTCAACAAAGTCAAAGTTACTATGAGATGTTAAACACATCATCACTACTGCACCAGTGCAGTTAAGGATGAATCTGAATGCGAGCTTGATTTATACAGTAAAAGTACCACATTGGGATTAAATTGTATTACTGGTGACTTACTGGACACTCTGGCGCCTCTGAGAAAGAATTCATACAACGTAGTGGCATCATCATAGATATGTGTCAAGGGACTGTCAGTGGTCAGTAGAACTGATCGGCGTGCCAAATCTCCACCCTCACAATGACAATGAAACAGATTGTGAATGCAACAATAACGACAGCAGCTGGAACGTTTCTGTATGAAAAATCTTGTTAGAGAATTAATGACAGCAAGTAATTTGTGGGTCACATCATCGATCAGCATAACTATCCTGTGACTCTGACAGGGACCAAACTTACCTGAACCTCAACTGACTGCATCTGCAGGTCACAGACCTGTGGGAGGGGCCTGGATCGTGTTGCCAGGTAATAGGTTGTTGCAGCAACCACAGCCCCAATGCTGACTAACACAGGGGTGGACATGTTTCTGACGTAGCAGCTGACATCTAGATCTGGCAGGTTCTGAATAAACTCCTCCATGTTATTTGCGATGAGGTGCCTTCAACAACACTGACTGCTCTGCTCTGTTCGTCCAGGTGCAGTTAGACTGAATGCCCTGAGGTGTGGTTGCAAGCAATATGAAGACGTTTTTGGCCAGGAGTTCACCTAGAAAGAGCAAGAGAAGACACATCGTTATTGTACTTTGAATCTTTTTTTATCCATAGTTtagtaaagtaagtaagtaaattttatttatatagcacctttctagataaaagatcacaaagtgct
It encodes:
- the LOC113032939 gene encoding long-chain-fatty-acid--CoA ligase 1-like, producing MEEFIQNLPDLDVSCYVRNMSTPVLVSIGAVVAATTYYLATRSRPLPQVCDLQMQSVEVQGGDLARRSVLLTTDSPLTHIYDDATTLYEFFLRGARVSSNGPCVGSRKPKQPYEWISYREVIEQAENLGSAFLHKGNSKTADSHIGIFSQNRPEWTISELACYTYSLVSVPLYDTLGTEAISYIIDKASISTIVCDVMDKVNLVLDCINNTKHSVRTIVLMESPNTSLIERGQQAGIHILSLQEMMAIGKANHQEPLPPQPKDMAVICFTSGTTGKPKGAMLTHGNIVSNCSAVIKITGTTCPVLPNDIHLSYLPLAHMFERVVQGVMLIHGARIGYFQGDIRRLSDDMKVLKPTVFPVVPRLLNRMYDKIFGLANSPWKRWLLEFAFKRKHSEIMKGIIRKDSIWDKLIFNKVQASLGGCVRLMITGAAPISPVVLTFLRAALGCQFYEGYGQTECTAGCTVTMPGDCTAGHVGAPLPCNIVKLVDVPEMNYLAENGEGEVCVKGTNVFQGYLNDPERTAETIDADGWVHTGDIGKWLPNGTLKIVDRKKHIFKLAQGEYIAPEKIENIYMRSDAVAQVFVHGDSLQACLVAVVVPDPDFLSDWTRRTLGLQGNYLELCGRAEVKAAILEDMLRLGKAGGLKSFEQVKAICIHTELFSIENDLLTPTMKAKRNELRQYFRSQIDELYAGIKM